Proteins from a single region of Phyllopteryx taeniolatus isolate TA_2022b chromosome 10, UOR_Ptae_1.2, whole genome shotgun sequence:
- the zgc:110843 gene encoding CDGSH iron-sulfur domain-containing protein 1 has protein sequence MVTTIPHLSASSGMRLSKEHFLVAVPVAVVAAIGGFLVSRYLSGRSCKKGPVNTCISKDSPKVVHSFDMEDIGSKAVYCRCWKSKKFPYCDGAHSKHNEETGDNVGPLIIKKRDV, from the exons ATGGTCACCACCATCCCACACTTATCAGCCAGCTCGGGAATGAGGTTGTCAAAAG AACATTTCCTGGTCGCAGTGCCTGTGGCGGTTGTCGCAGCCATAGGAGGCTTCCTGGTCAGCCGATACTTGAGCGGGCGGAGCTGCAAAAAGGGCCCGGTGAACACGTGCATCAGCAAAGATAGTCCCAAAGTGGTGCACAGTTTTGACATGGAGGACATTGGCTCCAAGGCTGTGTACTGCCGCTGCTGGAAGTCGAAGAAG TTCCCTTACTGCGACGGCGCCCACAGCAAACATAACGAGGAAACCGGCGACAATGTGGGCCCCCTCATCATCAAGAAGAGGGATGTTTGA